One segment of Streptomyces sp. TG1A-8 DNA contains the following:
- a CDS encoding YigZ family protein: MQDEYRTVARAGVHGTEVNRSRFLCALAPAATEQEAQDFIASVRKEHADATHNCWAYVIGADARVQKAGDDGEPGGTAGAPMLQTLLRRDMRYVVAVVTRYYGGVKLGAGGLIRAYGGAVGEALDALGTLTRRRFRLATVTVDHRRAGKVQNDLRAAGRQVRDVRYGEAVTIEIGLPDADVDAFRAWLADVTAGTAGFEPGGEAYGDA; the protein is encoded by the coding sequence ATGCAGGACGAGTACCGGACGGTGGCCCGCGCGGGCGTGCACGGGACCGAGGTCAACCGCTCCCGCTTCCTGTGCGCCCTCGCCCCGGCCGCCACCGAGCAGGAGGCCCAGGACTTCATCGCCTCCGTCCGCAAGGAGCACGCCGACGCCACCCACAACTGCTGGGCGTACGTCATCGGCGCCGACGCCCGGGTGCAGAAGGCCGGCGACGACGGCGAACCGGGCGGCACCGCCGGCGCCCCCATGCTGCAGACGCTGCTGCGCCGCGACATGCGGTACGTCGTCGCCGTCGTCACCCGCTACTACGGCGGCGTCAAACTCGGTGCGGGCGGGCTCATCCGCGCCTACGGGGGTGCCGTCGGCGAGGCACTGGACGCGCTCGGCACGCTCACCCGGCGCCGCTTCCGGCTCGCCACCGTGACCGTCGACCACCGGCGCGCGGGCAAGGTGCAGAACGACCTCAGGGCCGCCGGACGCCAGGTGCGGGACGTGCGCTACGGCGAGGCCGTCACCATCGAGATCGGCCTGCCGGACGCCGACGTGGACGCCTTCCGCGCCTGGCTGGCCGACGTGACGGCCGGCACGGCGGGCTTCGAACCGGGCGGAGAGGCCTACGGGGACGCGTGA
- a CDS encoding CoA-binding protein — protein sequence MYGDEATIRRILTELGDTWAVVGLSSNRGRAAYGVAQVLQRFGKRIVPVHPRAETVHGERGYASLADVPFDVDVVDVFVNRELAGAVADEAVAKGAKAVWFQLDVVDGDAYERTRAAGLEMVMDRCPAIEIPLLR from the coding sequence GTGTACGGCGACGAAGCGACGATCCGCAGGATCCTGACCGAGCTGGGTGACACCTGGGCCGTGGTCGGCCTGTCCTCGAACCGGGGGCGGGCCGCGTACGGGGTGGCGCAGGTGCTGCAGCGGTTCGGCAAGCGGATCGTGCCGGTGCACCCCAGGGCGGAGACGGTGCACGGCGAGCGCGGCTACGCCTCCCTCGCGGACGTCCCCTTCGACGTGGACGTGGTCGACGTCTTCGTCAACCGCGAGCTGGCCGGCGCGGTCGCCGACGAGGCGGTGGCCAAGGGCGCGAAGGCGGTCTGGTTCCAGCTGGACGTCGTGGACGGGGACGCGTACGAACGGACGCGGGCGGCGGGTCTGGAGATGGTCATG